In Alosa sapidissima isolate fAloSap1 chromosome 5, fAloSap1.pri, whole genome shotgun sequence, the genomic stretch TGGCTACTGCTCCATCAAACAACAGTCTGGGCTTTCTCCTGTGACACAATCTTACTGCAATGATCAAGATAATGAAAGTGAGGAAAAATGTGGAAACAGACACCAGAGCAATGATCAGATAAGATGTGAGTTTAGAATTGCTCTCCTCATAAGACATGTCTTTCAGTTCAGGAACTTCAGCCAAGTTATCAGAGATGAGTAAATATACGGAACAggttgtagagagagagggctgtccGTTATCTTTCACTGAGATCACAAGGTTCTGCTTCATGCTGTCAGATTCAGAAATGTCCCTCTGAGCCCTGATCTCTCCACTGTGGAGACCAATAGTGAAAAGTCCCGGATCAGTCGACTTCACGATCTGATACGACAGCCACGCGTTCTGTCCAGAGTCAGCATCAACAGCGATCACTTTGGAGACCAGCGAGCCAGAAAGAGCAGCTTTAGGAACCATCTCAGTCATGAAGGAGTTTCCTTCTGGAATTGGGTATAATATTTGAGGAGAGTTATCATTCTCATCTGTTatgaacacactcacagtcacgtTGCTGCTGAGTGGAGGAGAACCATTGTCTCTGGCTACAACCTGAACTTTGAAGCTTCTGAACTGCTCATAGTCAAAGGCCCTCACAGCATGGATCACCCCTGTGTCTCCATTAATGGATACATATGAGGAGACCGGAACACCATTGACCTCACTGGGCAACAGAGAGTAGAACACTGTGCCATTCTGTCTCCAGTCTGGGTCTCTCGCAGTAACAGAACAGACAGAGGAGCCGGGCTTGTTATTCTCAGTCACATATGCGCTGTAGGACTGATGTTCAAATACAGGGGGGTTATCATTCACATCCGATACTGAGAGATGGATTGCCTTGGAGCATGATAAAGGTGGATTTCCTTCATCAGTGGCTGTAAGAGTCACATTATAATCAGCTATAGTCTCACGGTcaagtgccgctgttgttacaATAGagtaatagtttttaatagaaGGAACTAATTTAAAAGGAACATTTTGCTGAATGGTGCAGCGGACCTGCCTATTTTCCCCTGAGTCTTTATCCTGCACATTTATAATTCCTACTTCTGTGCCAGGCTCAGCATTTTCCAAGACATTATTCttaaatgattttaaaatgattaTTGGAGCATTATCATTGACATCTTCAACATTTATTAAAACATTAGCAGTTGAAGCCAGCCCCGCTCCATCTTTCGCCTGAATTCTCAattcatatttatgtttttcttCATAATCTATCAGTCCAATCACTTTGATTTCTCCACTCACTTTATCAATAGAGAATAGCTTGGCAGCTTTATCTGATATGTGACTGAATTCGTAAGTGACCTCTCCATGTGGCCCTTCGTCTGCGTCTGTGGCACTAATAGTCACAACTACAGTATCTAAAGGAGAGTTTTCAGGCAGACTGACTTCGtaaatgggtttactaaatCCTGGTACATTGTCGTTTGCATCCAAAACGGTGACGTGTATGACTACAGTACCGGATCTCTGAGGAGTGCCACCGTCTGTTGCGGTAAGCAATAATGACAGCTCATGCTGTTGTTCACGATCAAGCTCTTTATCTAAAACTAATTCGCTATTTTTCCCACCATAAGAATTAGAATGTACGGATAAAGTAAAATGATCGTTCTTTTCCAATGAGTAGCTCTGAATGCCGTTTCGACCCACATCCGAGTCGTGTGCTTCGGTTAAGAGAAATCTAGCACCTTTCGATGCAGATTCCTGTATCTCCAGTTGAATTTCCTCCTTTTGAAACCGAGGTGAGTTATCATTTATGTCTTGAATTTGAAGCGTAATTCGGTGCAGTTCAAGTGGGTTTTCCAAAACCAGTTCGTATTTAAGAGAGCATGATATCGTCGACCCACAAAGCTCCTCTCGGTCTATTCTATCAGCGACGACCAAATCGCCTGTCTGTAGATTAATGTCACAAAAACGTTTGCCATTATCCTCCGTATCCAAACGAGCCTCGCGGTACGACAGTAGTTTTACATCAAGTCCAAGATCCGTCGCTATATTTCCGACCACAGCTCCTTGTTTCATCTCCTCTGGAAGTGAATAGCTCAAGTCGCCATGACAGATATgaatccatgcaaaaaagaaaatactGTAGGAAGTGAAAAATGGTTTCATTTCAGAAACAGGCGTGTGATGTTTCAAAAAAGGAAATCGAGGTTTTCAATATACCAAAGCGTTGCCGGCTGATGTAGgctattgttaaaataaagcgTACACGAGCGTTGGTTCCCAGTAACACTGTTCGATATGCTCAGGGTAGGCTATTCTGGTTTTATTTGCGATTTGAATATTACAGCAGTGGGTGGaaaacagacagaaaaacaTAAAGTTGGCCTATAGCGACACTCTGAGTACTGAGATAAAATAGCAGGGAAGATTTAAATCCACACTTGTTTTCCCCTATGAACCCACATTGATAAGGCGGTCATTAATTTATATAATGATCATACAAGATATGTCACAGAGAGTAGCGTTAAAACGTACTATTCAAAATTTGATGATGAAAGTGTAACCCCAATTTACGTTATATGTGTAACTTTTGATCTGTAATGTGGTAGAAACACACAACAGGAGCACTATCATTCAAGCAGTAGTATGCCTGCGACCAGAACGCCTGTGAAGCGACAGGTCGCTGTCCATACACGTGGTGCTGAAAAGACGCTGCAGGCGAACTTGATGCCAGAGAGAAGTGGAGCGCGGTGTAAACTATTCTACGTTGAATTGGCTACACTGCAATTTTTCCTTTTAAGGTCAGTTTGCAGGCGGTTTTTATGTAAAATACGAACAGTATTGATAATATCAGATTACTTAGAAACACAGAAAAATCCCTGTAAATTAAT encodes the following:
- the LOC121709120 gene encoding protocadherin beta-15-like isoform X26, yielding MKPFFTSYSIFFFAWIHICHGDLSYSLPEEMKQGAVVGNIATDLGLDVKLLSYREARLDTEDNGKRFCDINLQTGDLVVADRIDREELCGSTISCSLKYELVLENPLELHRITLQIQDINDNSPRFQKEEIQLEIQESASKGARFLLTEAHDSDVGRNGIQSYSLEKNDHFTLSVHSNSYGGKNSELVLDKELDREQQHELSLLLTATDGGTPQRSGTVVIHVTVLDANDNVPGFSKPIYEVSLPENSPLDTVVVTISATDADEGPHGEVTYEFSHISDKAAKLFSIDKVSGEIKVIGLIDYEEKHKYELRIQAKDGAGLASTANVLINVEDVNDNAPIIILKSFKNNVLENAEPGTEVGIINVQDKDSGENRQVRCTIQQNVPFKLVPSIKNYYSIVTTAALDRETIADYNVTLTATDEGNPPLSCSKAIHLSVSDVNDNPPVFEHQSYSAYVTENNKPGSSVCSVTARDPDWRQNGTVFYSLLPSEVNGVPVSSYVSINGDTGVIHAVRAFDYEQFRSFKVQVVARDNGSPPLSSNVTVSVFITDENDNSPQILYPIPEGNSFMTEMVPKAALSGSLVSKVIAVDADSGQNAWLSYQIVKSTDPGLFTIGLHSGEIRAQRDISESDSMKQNLVISVKDNGQPSLSTTCSVYLLISDNLAEVPELKDMSYEESNSKLTSYLIIALVSVSTFFLTFIILIIAVRLCHRRKPRLLFDGAVAIPSAYLPPNYADVDGTGTLRSAYNYDAYMTTGSRTSDFKFVTSYNDNTMPAGNTLKKNSHDNSDFLSFTDDGSKFSTMQKPPNNDWRLPPNQRPGPSGQHRFHTIQQRWTPYEKSRAGPLPEGAGVVAGTGPWPQPPTEAEQLQALMAGANAVNEATATLGPRYNAQYVPDYRQNVYIPGSTATLTANPQQQQQPQQALPPPAAMPPVDVPKAAQTPASKKKSTKKDKK
- the LOC121709120 gene encoding protocadherin beta-15-like isoform X41, which produces MKPFFTSYSIFFFAWIHICHGDLSYSLPEEMKQGAVVGNIATDLGLDVKLLSYREARLDTEDNGKRFCDINLQTGDLVVADRIDREELCGSTISCSLKYELVLENPLELHRITLQIQDINDNSPRFQKEEIQLEIQESASKGARFLLTEAHDSDVGRNGIQSYSLEKNDHFTLSVHSNSYGGKNSELVLDKELDREQQHELSLLLTATDGGTPQRSGTVVIHVTVLDANDNVPGFSKPIYEVSLPENSPLDTVVVTISATDADEGPHGEVTYEFSHISDKAAKLFSIDKVSGEIKVIGLIDYEEKHKYELRIQAKDGAGLASTANVLINVEDVNDNAPIIILKSFKNNVLENAEPGTEVGIINVQDKDSGENRQVRCTIQQNVPFKLVPSIKNYYSIVTTAALDRETIADYNVTLTATDEGNPPLSCSKAIHLSVSDVNDNPPVFEHQSYSAYVTENNKPGSSVCSVTARDPDWRQNGTVFYSLLPSEVNGVPVSSYVSINGDTGVIHAVRAFDYEQFRSFKVQVVARDNGSPPLSSNVTVSVFITDENDNSPQILYPIPEGNSFMTEMVPKAALSGSLVSKVIAVDADSGQNAWLSYQIVKSTDPGLFTIGLHSGEIRAQRDISESDSMKQNLVISVKDNGQPSLSTTCSVYLLISDNLAEVPELKDMSYEESNSKLTSYLIIALVSVSTFFLTFIILIIAVRLCHRRKPRLLFDGAVAIPSAYLPPNYADVDGTGTLRSAYNYDAYMTTGSRTSDFKFVTSYNDNTMPAGNTLKKNSHDNSDFLSFTDDGSKFSTMQKPPNNDWRLPPNQRPGPSGAGPLPEGAGVVAGTGPWPQPPTEAEQLQALMAGANAVNEATATLGPRYNAQYVPDYRQNVYIPGSTATLTANPQQQQQPQQALPPPAAMPPVDVPKAAQTPASKKKSTKKDKK